One segment of Neobacillus endophyticus DNA contains the following:
- a CDS encoding DUF4003 family protein, which yields MQKRTLKESLSIYQDIYSQLYSVLKWKADKRFLMLIAAMYATNSKDFSLKAYLDIADYIKENAGFFSSLKSAQRFTTAATLDTSTSDAKEGFHRFMMIYEKLIEKGFGRSVYTYISAGSLINVSSEQINYMVQRTFDIYRQMRKNHFFLTGSDDYPLAAILAQQESDPEQIIIRVEEHYKALQQKGFSIGNNLQFLSHILALDRFNNPEEKAEKCLQIRNLLKEAKLKANSSYYPYIGMLSFLKDIERNIESLRVINDDLNADKNFKWNKDVNFMISVVLLMNPLNSMNEAAKTGLNTSIEALIQAQQAAMTASMAAAAASNSSSTS from the coding sequence ATGCAAAAGCGAACCTTAAAGGAAAGTTTAAGTATTTATCAGGATATCTATTCACAATTGTATTCGGTTTTAAAGTGGAAAGCTGATAAACGCTTTCTCATGTTAATCGCAGCGATGTACGCCACAAATTCCAAGGACTTCAGTTTAAAGGCTTACTTGGATATTGCCGATTATATAAAGGAAAATGCAGGATTCTTTTCTTCATTAAAATCTGCCCAGCGTTTTACGACAGCGGCAACTCTTGATACATCGACTTCAGATGCAAAAGAGGGATTTCATCGTTTTATGATGATTTATGAAAAGTTGATAGAGAAAGGCTTTGGACGCAGTGTTTATACATATATTTCTGCTGGATCACTAATAAATGTGAGTTCAGAGCAAATCAATTATATGGTACAAAGGACTTTTGATATTTATAGGCAGATGAGAAAGAATCATTTTTTCCTTACGGGCTCTGATGATTATCCTTTGGCAGCCATCCTGGCACAGCAAGAATCAGATCCAGAACAAATAATCATTAGGGTTGAGGAGCACTACAAGGCCCTTCAACAAAAAGGTTTTTCTATAGGGAATAATTTGCAATTCTTAAGTCACATTTTGGCTTTGGATCGTTTCAACAATCCAGAGGAGAAAGCGGAAAAATGTCTTCAGATAAGAAATCTCCTGAAAGAAGCAAAGCTTAAAGCGAATAGTAGTTATTATCCTTACATAGGGATGCTCAGCTTTTTAAAAGATATAGAAAGAAACATCGAATCCCTTCGTGTGATCAATGATGATTTGAATGCAGACAAGAACTTTAAATGGAATAAAGATGTCAATTTTATGATAAGTGTTGTTTTACTCATGAATCCATTAAATTCTATGAATGAAGCAGCAAAAACAGGTTTGAATACCTCAATTGAAGCGCTAATTCAAGCGCAGCAAGCAGCAATGACCGCAAGTATGGCCGCAGCTGCAGCCAGCAATTCTTCAAGTACTTCTTAA
- a CDS encoding SGNH/GDSL hydrolase family protein, with product MKFIRNLFICLLIIGLGISLWLYYPKFEMEQMKKHAAEVSHDASNVSYLNYFRNAKKKKIIHLAIGDSVIHGVGASQHDNLVSQFSNKLAEQIHKKIQFQNEGINGITSSELKALVQSGRFDAEIKKADIVTINVGGNDVLRMAKRQSFQNVFQTFNQLQSTFSKNLSYITSRIKELNPNATIVFLELYNPLSPDNHVYQLADQLLPKWNLKIYEVADQFPLSIVVETTKVINGEKRQNLSPDGVHPNSAGYTAISEQMIYQFKHQYRKQSV from the coding sequence ATGAAGTTTATAAGAAATTTATTTATCTGTTTGCTAATTATTGGCCTTGGCATTTCCTTATGGTTGTATTATCCCAAATTTGAAATGGAACAAATGAAGAAACATGCAGCTGAAGTCAGTCATGATGCTTCAAACGTTTCATATCTCAATTATTTTCGGAATGCTAAAAAGAAGAAAATCATTCATTTGGCAATTGGCGATTCGGTTATCCACGGCGTGGGTGCCAGCCAGCATGATAATCTTGTTTCGCAGTTTTCTAACAAACTAGCCGAGCAAATTCACAAAAAAATTCAATTCCAAAATGAAGGAATTAATGGTATTACAAGCAGTGAATTAAAGGCACTAGTGCAATCGGGCCGATTTGACGCTGAAATAAAGAAAGCCGATATTGTCACAATTAATGTTGGCGGAAATGATGTTCTCCGGATGGCTAAGAGGCAAAGTTTTCAAAACGTATTCCAAACCTTTAATCAATTACAATCCACGTTTTCAAAAAATTTGTCTTACATTACCTCCAGAATTAAAGAACTAAACCCAAACGCTACCATTGTCTTTCTAGAATTATATAATCCACTTTCCCCTGACAACCACGTATACCAATTGGCAGACCAGCTGTTGCCAAAATGGAATTTAAAAATTTATGAGGTTGCAGATCAATTCCCATTATCCATTGTGGTTGAAACAACGAAAGTGATTAATGGAGAAAAGCGGCAAAATCTCTCACCAGATGGAGTACACCCTAACTCGGCTGGATACACGGCGATTTCTGAGCAAATGATTTATCAATTTAAGCACCAATATCGAAAACAATCTGTGTAA
- a CDS encoding MOSC domain-containing protein — protein MSILLEKVFVGLPKRVGEKDADHPMDREWTSAIFKEPIQGPVWVSKTGLNGDGVEDTEHHGGPEKAVFAYSIGHYTYWHKEHGFSQITQGGMGENFLMEQIWEDTVAIGDTYQIGDAIVQVSQPRQPCWKPARRFKIKTLAILLQNTGRTGWYFRVLKEGFVEEGQTFSLIDRPYPQWTILKCNEVLHGGKQDFAAMRELADCVLLAPGLKETLEKRLAKREIPDISNRVFGPNE, from the coding sequence ATGAGTATTTTGCTTGAAAAGGTTTTTGTAGGCCTGCCAAAAAGAGTGGGAGAAAAAGATGCAGACCATCCGATGGATCGTGAATGGACTAGTGCCATTTTCAAAGAGCCTATCCAAGGGCCTGTCTGGGTAAGTAAAACAGGTCTTAATGGGGACGGGGTCGAGGATACGGAGCATCATGGGGGTCCTGAAAAAGCCGTTTTTGCATATTCGATCGGCCATTATACATATTGGCATAAGGAACATGGCTTTTCACAAATTACACAAGGCGGTATGGGTGAGAATTTCCTTATGGAGCAGATTTGGGAGGATACGGTCGCTATTGGGGATACCTATCAAATAGGTGATGCGATTGTTCAAGTTTCACAGCCAAGGCAGCCATGTTGGAAGCCTGCCCGTCGCTTTAAAATTAAAACGCTAGCGATTTTATTGCAAAATACAGGCAGAACCGGCTGGTATTTTCGAGTGTTAAAGGAAGGGTTCGTGGAAGAAGGCCAGACATTTTCGTTAATTGACAGACCTTACCCTCAATGGACGATTCTAAAATGTAATGAGGTGCTGCATGGAGGTAAGCAGGATTTCGCCGCAATGCGTGAACTCGCTGACTGCGTTTTACTAGCACCTGGATTAAAGGAAACGCTTGAAAAAAGACTGGCGAAACGAGAAATCCCTGATATCAGCAATCGGGTGTTTGGACCGAATGAATAA
- a CDS encoding DUF6609 family protein, with the protein MSNFLTKLGYEKNAKLLFLNKRTCGIWLIWVSLVILLSTIFGGEQKIHQGIFYVGYFAGLFITVGNKALIRKFSYGSPSKFQKKMSIFSIIFMFVLLVLIGGPYFGVHNYRMIWLGAFLAIGLHFFPFAVVHGKSMIALGMLASINALIGILNSSIPFYVIAYIDVILKAIFGFILLFSKNPLQTTSRIQM; encoded by the coding sequence TTGAGCAATTTCCTGACGAAATTAGGGTATGAAAAGAACGCAAAATTGCTATTTTTAAATAAACGGACTTGTGGAATCTGGTTAATTTGGGTGTCTCTCGTCATTTTATTAAGTACCATTTTTGGCGGTGAACAAAAAATTCATCAGGGCATCTTTTATGTTGGTTATTTCGCAGGATTATTTATAACAGTTGGCAATAAAGCTTTGATACGGAAATTTTCATATGGCTCTCCGTCAAAGTTTCAAAAGAAAATGTCCATCTTTTCGATCATTTTTATGTTTGTACTATTAGTCTTAATCGGCGGACCCTATTTTGGCGTACATAATTATCGAATGATTTGGCTTGGAGCTTTCTTGGCTATAGGGCTGCATTTCTTTCCATTTGCGGTTGTACATGGAAAATCAATGATAGCTCTGGGGATGTTGGCCTCAATAAATGCATTAATCGGCATACTAAACTCAAGTATACCGTTTTACGTTATCGCCTATATCGATGTGATCTTAAAAGCCATATTCGGTTTTATCCTGTTATTTTCAAAAAATCCATTACAAACAACCAGCCGTATACAAATGTAA
- a CDS encoding DUF2642 domain-containing protein — protein sequence MSPFVDLIGKNIEIELSGGNIYRGILIDSGLDILVLYAGKIRSFLYLPLIHIQKLREVQFEEDEFYEPPVEKPLENDSHAISFRNILTNAKGRFLEVYVTGNQTIHGYLTSIMNDYFVFYSPIYKTLFISMEHVKWLAPYPEDATPYSLSTEKLSAHPISIPLARSFTEQCQKITGQLIVIDGGDKSEKIGLLQKVQNNMIVLITAEREPIHRNITHIKTIHLP from the coding sequence ATGAGTCCATTTGTTGATTTAATTGGTAAAAATATTGAGATTGAGCTTTCAGGAGGGAACATTTATCGAGGGATATTAATTGATTCCGGATTAGATATTCTTGTACTATATGCAGGTAAAATTAGATCCTTTCTTTATTTGCCTCTCATTCATATCCAGAAGTTAAGGGAGGTTCAATTTGAAGAGGACGAATTTTACGAACCGCCAGTGGAAAAACCACTCGAAAACGATTCCCATGCAATTTCATTCCGCAACATTTTAACAAACGCCAAGGGCCGGTTCCTCGAAGTTTATGTGACCGGCAATCAAACCATTCACGGCTATTTGACAAGTATTATGAACGATTATTTCGTCTTTTACTCCCCGATCTATAAAACCTTGTTTATTTCAATGGAACATGTGAAATGGCTGGCGCCCTATCCGGAGGATGCAACTCCTTATTCCCTAAGTACTGAGAAACTGTCAGCCCATCCCATTTCAATACCTCTGGCAAGAAGCTTTACTGAACAGTGCCAAAAAATCACGGGACAATTAATCGTGATCGACGGCGGAGATAAAAGTGAAAAAATAGGTCTGCTGCAAAAGGTGCAAAACAATATGATTGTCTTAATCACAGCCGAAAGAGAACCCATTCACCGAAATATCACCCATATCAAAACCATCCACCTTCCATAA
- a CDS encoding arsenic transporter has protein sequence MFFQPMVWVTILSFVVTLILILWRPRGINEAIPATVGAIFVLLSGSVSLKDLGVITETISGAAITIIATIVMAIVLESFGFFHWAAEKLAAKAKGSGIRLFWYVNLLCFLMTLFFNNDGSILITTPILVMLLNNMGLKNHQKIPYLLSGGLIATASSAPIGVSNIVNLIALKIVHMSLYMHTAMMFVPATLGLLFLVGLLFLRFYKVLPKTVPANVSGLTLPTYHPLKKEPLYVSDHQRSRFMRNVLLFVFAVRISLFVASFLAIPVSLMAVIGSLVLLAWRWWYLKIPPTDMLKKTPWYILVFAFSMYVIIYGLNNIGLTDWLIGFMRPLVSGSLHHASIMMGVLLSVLSNIFNNHPALMVGTLTLTHMGLDPVTLKVAYLANVIGSDMGSLLLPMGTLATLMWMHIIRKGKVRITWFEYLKITIIVIPPTVLFTLVILSHWVTWLFGGVLH, from the coding sequence ATGTTTTTTCAACCTATGGTATGGGTCACCATTTTATCATTTGTGGTGACACTCATCCTGATTCTATGGCGGCCTCGGGGTATAAATGAGGCAATTCCAGCAACAGTCGGAGCCATATTTGTTTTACTCAGCGGCAGTGTCTCCCTTAAAGATCTCGGAGTCATTACAGAAACTATTAGTGGAGCTGCGATTACCATTATAGCGACCATTGTGATGGCTATTGTTTTGGAAAGTTTCGGCTTTTTCCACTGGGCGGCCGAGAAGCTCGCAGCCAAAGCAAAAGGATCTGGAATACGTCTATTCTGGTACGTTAATCTTTTGTGCTTTTTAATGACGCTTTTTTTTAATAATGACGGAAGTATACTCATAACCACTCCGATACTTGTCATGCTTCTAAACAATATGGGATTAAAAAATCATCAAAAAATCCCCTATCTTTTGTCTGGGGGCCTAATTGCCACAGCTTCAAGTGCTCCGATTGGCGTTAGTAATATCGTTAATCTCATTGCCTTAAAAATCGTTCACATGAGCCTGTACATGCACACTGCTATGATGTTTGTACCGGCAACTCTCGGACTATTGTTCCTGGTAGGACTCTTGTTCTTAAGATTTTACAAGGTTCTTCCGAAAACAGTTCCTGCAAACGTATCCGGCTTAACTCTCCCAACCTACCATCCACTTAAGAAAGAACCATTATACGTTTCTGATCATCAACGATCCCGTTTTATGCGTAATGTATTGTTGTTTGTTTTTGCAGTCCGTATCAGTCTTTTTGTCGCTTCATTTCTTGCCATTCCAGTCTCTTTGATGGCTGTAATCGGTTCTTTGGTACTTTTAGCCTGGAGATGGTGGTATTTAAAAATTCCCCCTACCGACATGCTAAAGAAAACACCTTGGTATATTCTTGTGTTTGCATTCAGTATGTATGTCATTATTTACGGCTTGAATAACATTGGATTAACTGATTGGCTCATTGGTTTTATGCGTCCACTTGTTTCGGGCAGCCTCCATCATGCCAGCATTATGATGGGCGTTCTCTTATCAGTCCTTTCTAATATATTCAATAACCATCCGGCCCTAATGGTCGGAACATTGACATTGACCCATATGGGTCTGGATCCGGTTACTTTGAAAGTAGCTTACCTAGCAAACGTAATTGGAAGTGATATGGGCTCATTACTTCTGCCAATGGGAACACTGGCAACATTAATGTGGATGCATATTATTAGAAAGGGAAAAGTTCGAATTACTTGGTTTGAATATTTGAAAATCACCATTATTGTCATACCTCCAACCGTATTATTCACATTAGTCATTTTGTCGCATTGGGTTACATGGCTCTTTGGAGGAGTACTGCACTAA
- a CDS encoding MFS transporter, whose product MEKTNSEMTMGALLRNRVVQTILLSTLFLQIGIWVRNYSILLFVVEKTKENPVAVSLISVAEFAPIFLFSFIGGTFADRWKPKRTMIWCDFLSAVSIFVVLLALWFGSWKAIFFATLVSSILSQFSQPSGMKLFKLHVNEEMIQMGMSIYQTIFALFMILGPVLGTFVYQHYGIRAAIAIMGVAFLLSAGILFRLPPDYELEEDTADTSIIQEMKAGFSYVLHSRSLVLLGGCFAAAGFGIGLTQPLGVFLVTEQLGLPKEYLQWLMAAFGIGMILGGALTVGVSKKAPPQILLALGMTVSAIGFFVLGFSELFWLTLVAQFFSGLFMPCIQIGINTMILKNTEAAFIGRVNGILNPLFMGTMVITMTASGWLKQTFSLLTIYEASAFLFIIGAIFLAPLFKGGNEAVLKKSEEV is encoded by the coding sequence ATGGAAAAAACAAATTCGGAAATGACGATGGGGGCGTTGCTCCGTAATCGGGTGGTTCAAACGATTTTGCTTTCTACATTATTCCTGCAAATCGGGATCTGGGTGAGGAATTACTCAATTTTGCTATTTGTAGTAGAAAAAACAAAGGAAAATCCGGTTGCCGTTTCACTTATTTCGGTAGCTGAGTTTGCGCCAATTTTTCTTTTTTCCTTTATTGGCGGAACATTTGCTGATCGTTGGAAACCGAAGCGAACGATGATTTGGTGTGATTTCTTGAGTGCAGTCTCCATTTTTGTGGTCTTGCTTGCACTTTGGTTTGGGAGCTGGAAGGCGATATTCTTTGCAACACTGGTTTCTTCCATTCTTTCTCAGTTTTCGCAGCCTTCGGGGATGAAGCTGTTCAAGCTCCATGTAAATGAAGAGATGATTCAGATGGGGATGTCGATCTACCAAACCATTTTTGCTTTGTTTATGATTCTTGGTCCTGTTCTTGGAACGTTTGTATATCAACATTATGGAATTCGCGCAGCCATTGCAATTATGGGAGTTGCCTTTCTATTATCAGCTGGCATCCTTTTTAGGCTTCCTCCCGACTATGAATTGGAGGAAGATACTGCTGATACAAGTATCATTCAAGAAATGAAGGCTGGGTTTAGCTATGTATTGCATAGCCGCTCCCTCGTTTTGCTTGGCGGATGTTTTGCTGCAGCAGGCTTTGGAATCGGTCTTACACAGCCACTGGGTGTTTTTCTAGTTACCGAACAGCTGGGGTTGCCGAAGGAGTACCTGCAATGGCTGATGGCGGCATTTGGTATTGGAATGATTTTAGGCGGAGCCCTGACTGTTGGAGTGTCTAAAAAAGCACCGCCGCAAATATTGCTGGCTCTTGGAATGACGGTCAGCGCGATTGGCTTTTTTGTATTAGGCTTTTCTGAGCTATTCTGGCTGACGTTAGTCGCGCAATTTTTCAGCGGGCTGTTTATGCCGTGTATTCAAATTGGGATCAACACCATGATTCTAAAAAACACAGAGGCAGCCTTTATTGGCCGCGTTAATGGAATACTTAATCCATTGTTTATGGGAACAATGGTCATCACGATGACAGCAAGCGGCTGGCTAAAGCAGACTTTTTCATTGCTAACGATATATGAAGCTTCAGCATTCCTGTTTATAATCGGTGCAATCTTCCTTGCACCGCTATTTAAAGGAGGAAATGAAGCTGTTTTGAAAAAGAGTGAAGAAGTTTAA
- a CDS encoding DUF2269 family protein, protein MSFYRAVVFIHIFSAIIGMGPGFILTTVVKSGNTMAELRHSYKIRNKLHIFVMVGGLLLLITGLTMGFLNTALFHMGWYVTSLFLFLTALAIGPLVLSPASKPVKALLDTHKGEEIPQEYYRLSRILFRCENFENLIFIIIITLMILKPF, encoded by the coding sequence ATGTCTTTCTATAGAGCTGTTGTTTTTATACATATTTTCTCTGCCATTATTGGGATGGGGCCAGGGTTTATTTTAACCACTGTTGTTAAATCGGGGAATACGATGGCGGAATTAAGACATTCCTATAAAATTAGGAATAAGCTGCATATTTTTGTTATGGTTGGCGGCTTGCTTTTACTGATTACCGGCTTGACCATGGGTTTCCTGAATACTGCCTTGTTTCATATGGGTTGGTATGTCACAAGTCTTTTCCTCTTTCTGACAGCGCTTGCGATTGGGCCGCTTGTTTTATCGCCAGCATCGAAGCCTGTTAAAGCTCTGCTGGACACCCATAAAGGAGAAGAGATTCCTCAGGAATATTACCGGCTTTCAAGAATCCTTTTCCGCTGTGAAAACTTTGAAAATTTAATCTTTATCATTATTATTACACTCATGATTTTAAAACCTTTTTAA